A genome region from Gopherus flavomarginatus isolate rGopFla2 chromosome 9, rGopFla2.mat.asm, whole genome shotgun sequence includes the following:
- the LOC127057565 gene encoding cytochrome c oxidase assembly protein COX19, with product MSTAMNFGSKSFTPRPPDKGAFPLDHFGECKVFKEKFMKCLRENSFENASCRLESKEYLECRMERQLMAKEPLEKLGFKDLTDEKSEAKHKKL from the exons ATGTCCACGGCCATGAACTTCGGGAGCAAGAGCTTCACGCCGCGGCCGCCGGACAAGGGCGCCTTCCCCCTGGATCACTTCG GTGAATGTAAAGTATTTAAAGAGAAATTCATGAAGTGTCTGAGAGAGAACAGCTTTGAGAATGCTTCGTGCAGACTGGAGTCAAAGGAATATTTAGAATGCAGAATGGAGAG gcaACTTATGGCTAAGGAGCCATTGGAAAAATTGGGATTCAAAGATCTAACAGATGAGAAATCAGAAGCAAAGCATAAAAAATTATAA